The Algoriphagus sp. TR-M9 genome has a window encoding:
- a CDS encoding ATP-binding protein translates to MFQPFFTTKPTGSGTGLGLSLSYDIIKAHGGDLRVKSVEGEGTEMIIFLPIKNQLI, encoded by the coding sequence ATTTTCCAGCCTTTCTTTACTACCAAACCTACAGGGAGTGGCACTGGCCTTGGGCTATCTCTCAGCTACGATATTATCAAGGCCCACGGTGGTGACCTACGGGTAAAAAGTGTGGAAGGTGAAGGCACAGAAATGATCATCTTTTTACCGATCAAAAACCAATTAATATGA
- a CDS encoding sensor histidine kinase has translation MKSSLPDRDVEIYKQLDLDPALSKVGVVASVIGRIILTLVNNTFYARSRKDLEGYENLPGLSPLVIVSTKNFGDIIQTPVQDNGSGISNSIKDKIFQPFFTTKPTGQGTGLGLSLSYAIVKALGGVSYQKYGW, from the coding sequence ATGAAATCTAGCCTGCCAGACAGGGATGTCGAAATATACAAACAACTAGATCTTGACCCAGCTTTATCAAAGGTAGGTGTGGTGGCCTCAGTTATCGGGCGAATAATTTTGACACTGGTGAACAATACTTTTTATGCAAGAAGCAGAAAAGACCTGGAAGGTTATGAAAACCTTCCAGGTCTCAGTCCCCTTGTCATCGTCAGTACAAAAAACTTCGGCGATATAATTCAGACCCCCGTCCAAGATAACGGCTCTGGCATCTCAAACTCCATCAAAGACAAGATCTTCCAGCCTTTCTTCACCACCAAGCCGACAGGTCAAGGAACAGGTCTGGGCTTGAGTTTGAGCTATGCTATTGTGAAAGCACTTGGCGGAGTTTCGTATCAAAAGTACGGTTGGTGA
- a CDS encoding alpha/beta hydrolase produces MQKEIKAVVITPKDYDESKDYPVVCLLHGYSGNYSDWIAKAPQLESYADQYDMIIVNPDGNFGSWYWDSPEVESSKYETYVGKELVEFLGQKYSTVKSRDGRAIIGLSMGGHGALFLAFRHQDTFGAAGSLSGGVDIGPFPENWEMKKHLGTKRENPERWEEYSVMCQINRLIPNKLKLIISCGTENFFYEVNVRLHEKLAYNNIPHTFITGPGGHTWDYWRDAVPYQLLFFHNYFASAN; encoded by the coding sequence ATGCAAAAAGAGATAAAAGCGGTGGTGATCACCCCAAAGGATTATGATGAATCCAAAGATTACCCAGTCGTCTGTTTACTTCACGGGTATTCAGGAAACTACTCCGACTGGATCGCGAAAGCCCCTCAATTAGAGTCCTATGCAGATCAATATGACATGATCATCGTAAATCCCGACGGAAACTTTGGCAGCTGGTATTGGGACAGCCCAGAAGTGGAAAGCTCCAAATACGAAACTTATGTAGGAAAAGAATTGGTAGAGTTTTTAGGCCAAAAATATAGCACCGTAAAAAGTCGTGATGGACGAGCTATCATTGGCTTGAGCATGGGCGGACATGGGGCTTTGTTTCTGGCTTTTCGGCATCAGGACACCTTTGGCGCAGCGGGAAGCTTAAGCGGAGGCGTTGATATTGGGCCGTTTCCAGAAAACTGGGAAATGAAAAAACACCTTGGCACCAAAAGAGAAAATCCTGAGCGCTGGGAAGAATATTCTGTGATGTGCCAAATCAATCGTCTGATTCCAAATAAGTTGAAGCTAATCATTAGCTGTGGTACAGAAAATTTCTTCTACGAAGTGAATGTGAGACTCCACGAAAAACTGGCTTACAATAATATTCCTCATACCTTCATTACTGGCCCAGGAGGCCATACCTGGGACTATTGGAGAGATGCTGTTCCTTATCAGCTGCTGTTTTTCCACAATTATTTTGCAAGCGCCAACTAA
- a CDS encoding M20/M25/M40 family metallo-hydrolase, whose protein sequence is MKKRYLLGVGLMLLLGTQVQAQDEVIDKIIAEETENSQLKQLGHELLDGIGPRLVGTPQMQKAHDWAVEKFESWGIEARNEQWGEWKSWERGITHIDMVAPWTKSLSGQQLAWSPASPEGGAQGEVVVLPEVADQAAFEAWLPSVKGKYVMISAPQVTGRPDYNWEEFATEESFEKMKEERSESNRAWNERLRNTGKGRRELPAALEEAGALGIITSYWSQGFGANKIFSAYTSEVPTVDLSLEDYGLLFRLAEGGEKPVINLNAQSKDLGVAPTFNTIAEIKGTEKPDEYVLLSAHFDSWDGGTGATDNGTGSIMMMEVMRVLKKVYPNPKRTILVGLWGSEEQGLNGSRAFVEDHPEMMEKIQALFNQDNGTGRVVNLSGQGFVDSYEYLGRWLSKVPREITREIETNFPGNPGGGGSDYASFVAAGVPAFSLSSLNWSYFNYTWHTNLDTYDKIIFDDVQSNVILAAIMVYMASEEENMVSREVRVPIGRNGEPTDWPAMRSPTRKGGLD, encoded by the coding sequence ATGAAAAAGAGATACCTATTAGGCGTGGGTCTGATGTTGCTTTTGGGCACACAGGTTCAGGCACAAGATGAAGTCATTGACAAAATCATTGCAGAGGAAACTGAAAATTCCCAGCTCAAGCAGCTCGGCCATGAGTTATTGGATGGGATAGGTCCTAGATTGGTGGGAACTCCTCAAATGCAGAAAGCTCATGATTGGGCAGTAGAAAAATTTGAAAGCTGGGGCATAGAAGCCCGTAATGAGCAGTGGGGCGAATGGAAATCCTGGGAACGGGGAATTACCCATATAGACATGGTAGCTCCATGGACCAAGTCACTTTCTGGGCAGCAGCTAGCCTGGAGCCCCGCTTCTCCAGAAGGAGGCGCTCAGGGTGAGGTGGTAGTATTGCCGGAAGTAGCAGATCAAGCAGCATTTGAAGCTTGGCTACCTTCTGTAAAAGGAAAATACGTAATGATCTCAGCTCCTCAGGTAACCGGTCGTCCGGATTACAACTGGGAGGAATTCGCCACAGAGGAGTCTTTCGAAAAAATGAAGGAAGAGCGCAGCGAATCCAATAGAGCCTGGAATGAAAGATTGAGAAATACCGGGAAAGGAAGAAGAGAATTGCCAGCAGCACTGGAAGAAGCCGGAGCTTTGGGCATAATTACCTCGTACTGGTCGCAAGGATTCGGAGCCAACAAAATTTTCTCCGCATATACCAGTGAAGTTCCTACTGTAGACCTTTCATTAGAAGACTATGGTTTGCTTTTCAGATTAGCTGAAGGTGGTGAGAAACCTGTTATCAACCTAAACGCTCAGTCTAAAGACCTAGGCGTAGCACCTACTTTCAATACCATTGCCGAAATCAAAGGTACCGAAAAACCTGACGAGTATGTGTTGCTATCAGCACACTTTGACTCTTGGGATGGCGGTACAGGTGCTACCGACAACGGTACCGGTAGTATCATGATGATGGAAGTAATGCGCGTACTGAAAAAAGTGTATCCTAATCCCAAAAGAACCATCCTAGTAGGGCTTTGGGGATCTGAAGAGCAAGGGCTGAATGGTTCTAGAGCTTTTGTGGAAGATCATCCAGAAATGATGGAAAAAATCCAGGCGCTTTTCAATCAGGATAATGGAACCGGCCGTGTGGTAAATCTATCAGGTCAGGGCTTTGTGGATAGCTATGAATATCTGGGCAGATGGCTTTCTAAAGTACCAAGAGAGATTACCAGAGAGATTGAAACCAACTTCCCGGGTAACCCAGGTGGTGGCGGATCTGACTACGCTTCTTTTGTAGCGGCGGGAGTACCAGCTTTTTCGCTTAGCTCCTTGAACTGGTCTTATTTTAATTACACTTGGCACACCAACCTGGACACCTATGACAAGATCATCTTTGATGATGTGCAAAGCAACGTCATCTTGGCTGCAATCATGGTGTATATGGCTAGTGAAGAAGAGAACATGGTATCTAGAGAAGTGCGTGTTCCGATCGGAAGAAATGGCGAGCCTACAGACTGGCCGGCGATGCGTTCACCTACCAGAAAGGGTGGTCTGGACTAA
- a CDS encoding serine hydrolase domain-containing protein, translating into MKSFRPFLLLLLMGVLNPLFAQQRVLKKALKRTDANGFSGVVLTANKGKILVEEAIGLRSYEESVPLETTDIFELASLSKQFTAMMVMICKEKGLLQFDDMAENYVAIPYKGISIRNLLTHTSGLPDYQAIMDEYWDKSQVAGNPEILEYLRKYAPPKSFEPGEKYEYSNTGYVILASIVEKVTGEDFVKLSKEWIFEPLEMQNTAIRSLEEKANVENFAAGHLKNKQGQYVNANTFHSSDYTVWLGNRKGPGRVSSSAEDLLKWDQALYTDKLVSQKTLTEAFTPFELNNGTLSYYGFGWEIKIQSPFGKVVMHTGSNPGYSTIIARYIEENKTVIVLNNNAHPDMMKVVESANLSFGKK; encoded by the coding sequence ATGAAAAGTTTTCGTCCTTTCCTGCTGCTTTTACTTATGGGAGTTCTTAATCCTCTTTTTGCGCAGCAAAGGGTCCTGAAAAAAGCACTGAAAAGAACGGATGCCAATGGCTTTTCCGGAGTGGTACTTACCGCCAACAAGGGGAAAATTCTAGTGGAGGAAGCCATAGGCTTGCGCTCCTATGAGGAATCTGTCCCACTGGAAACCACTGATATTTTTGAATTGGCATCTCTTTCTAAGCAGTTCACCGCTATGATGGTGATGATTTGCAAAGAAAAGGGCTTGCTGCAGTTTGATGATATGGCAGAAAACTATGTGGCAATTCCCTACAAAGGGATCAGCATACGGAACCTACTGACCCACACCAGTGGATTGCCGGATTATCAGGCGATTATGGATGAGTACTGGGACAAAAGCCAAGTAGCTGGAAACCCTGAAATATTGGAATACTTGAGAAAGTATGCGCCCCCCAAATCCTTTGAACCCGGTGAAAAATATGAATACAGCAATACTGGCTACGTGATTTTGGCAAGTATTGTGGAAAAAGTCACCGGTGAGGACTTTGTGAAGCTCAGTAAGGAATGGATTTTTGAGCCATTGGAAATGCAAAACACAGCTATAAGGTCTTTAGAAGAAAAAGCTAATGTGGAAAACTTTGCCGCAGGCCATCTGAAAAATAAGCAAGGACAATATGTAAATGCCAATACTTTCCACTCTTCAGATTATACCGTCTGGCTGGGAAATCGCAAAGGACCAGGCCGGGTAAGCAGTAGCGCTGAGGATCTCCTGAAATGGGACCAGGCTCTTTATACAGACAAACTGGTCTCGCAAAAAACCCTCACTGAGGCTTTCACCCCTTTTGAATTGAATAATGGAACCTTAAGCTACTATGGATTTGGATGGGAAATCAAGATACAAAGTCCATTTGGCAAGGTAGTCATGCATACGGGTAGCAATCCGGGCTACAGCACCATCATTGCCAGATATATTGAGGAAAATAAAACCGTCATAGTCTTGAATAATAACGCTCACCCAGACATGATGAAAGTGGTAGAATCAGCAAATCTTTCTTTTGGGAAGAAATAA
- a CDS encoding arylsulfatase, with the protein MKNLLLLVICGICIACDTKEPEVQSPNVILILADDLGYGEVGYQGQKKIKTPNIDALSETGMVFTNHYSGAPVCAPARCVLLTGKHMGHAYIRGNDAMKERGDVWDYAKAAADPNLEGQRNIPANTETLSKMLQKAGYKTGIVGKWGLGGPMTEGIPTNLGFDYFYGYNCQRQAHNLYPNHLWENEEKILLDNELVVPATKLEPGADPNDPASYAKYEQKDYAPDLMHEKALSFIQENKDEPFFLYYASPLPHVPLQIPSEDRESYIAEFGTEEPYDGSKGYFPNQYPNATYAAMISKLDQQIGEVRARVKELGLEENTIIIVTSDNGPTYAGGVDSEYFESSTPFANGFGRTKGFLYEGGIRVPMLVSWPGKITQSTSDHISVFYDIFPTLAELVGMPVPEELDGKSFLPELMGEAQEKHDYLYWEFPETGGQQAVRMGKWKAVRQNIKKENNLEIELYDLSNDILEQNNLAAEHPDLIKEFEEIMAKEHEAPEVSTFRMPALGD; encoded by the coding sequence ATGAAAAATTTACTTTTGCTTGTTATTTGCGGTATTTGCATCGCATGTGATACTAAGGAGCCTGAGGTTCAAAGCCCCAATGTTATATTAATTTTAGCAGATGATCTAGGCTATGGCGAGGTGGGATATCAAGGTCAGAAAAAGATCAAAACCCCAAATATTGATGCCCTTTCAGAAACGGGCATGGTATTCACCAATCATTATTCGGGAGCTCCTGTCTGCGCTCCAGCAAGGTGTGTTTTACTTACTGGCAAGCATATGGGGCATGCTTACATTAGGGGAAATGATGCCATGAAAGAGCGGGGCGATGTCTGGGATTACGCCAAAGCAGCAGCTGACCCCAATCTGGAAGGGCAGCGTAACATTCCGGCGAATACAGAAACGCTCAGTAAAATGCTGCAAAAAGCTGGTTACAAAACGGGTATAGTTGGCAAGTGGGGACTGGGAGGGCCTATGACAGAAGGAATCCCTACCAATCTGGGTTTTGACTATTTCTACGGATACAATTGCCAGCGTCAGGCACATAATCTCTACCCTAATCACCTTTGGGAAAACGAAGAGAAGATTTTGCTGGACAATGAATTGGTGGTGCCAGCTACTAAACTAGAACCAGGGGCTGATCCTAATGATCCGGCCAGCTATGCCAAATATGAGCAAAAGGATTATGCTCCGGACTTGATGCATGAAAAGGCCTTGTCTTTCATTCAGGAAAACAAGGATGAACCGTTTTTCTTGTATTATGCTTCCCCACTTCCCCATGTTCCGCTTCAGATTCCTAGCGAGGATAGAGAGAGCTACATCGCTGAGTTTGGCACTGAAGAGCCCTATGATGGGAGTAAGGGCTATTTTCCAAACCAATATCCAAATGCCACCTATGCGGCCATGATCAGTAAACTGGATCAGCAGATCGGAGAGGTCAGAGCAAGGGTAAAAGAGCTGGGATTAGAGGAAAATACTATTATCATCGTGACCAGCGATAATGGGCCTACCTATGCCGGAGGAGTAGATTCCGAGTACTTTGAGAGTTCCACGCCGTTTGCCAATGGGTTTGGAAGAACTAAAGGCTTTCTTTATGAAGGAGGGATCAGAGTTCCTATGCTGGTCAGCTGGCCTGGTAAAATCACGCAAAGCACTTCAGATCATATTTCTGTGTTCTATGATATTTTCCCCACGCTTGCGGAGTTGGTAGGAATGCCGGTTCCTGAGGAGTTGGATGGGAAAAGCTTTCTGCCTGAGCTGATGGGAGAAGCTCAGGAAAAACACGATTACCTGTATTGGGAGTTTCCCGAAACGGGTGGGCAGCAGGCCGTACGAATGGGGAAATGGAAAGCAGTCAGGCAGAATATTAAAAAGGAAAACAACTTGGAAATTGAGCTTTATGACCTTTCAAATGATATTTTGGAGCAAAATAACCTAGCGGCTGAGCATCCTGACTTGATTAAAGAATTCGAAGAAATCATGGCCAAGGAACATGAAGCGCCCGAGGTAAGTACTTTCAGAATGCCAGCTTTGGGGGATTGA
- a CDS encoding ATP-binding protein, with protein MAEAKRILILGPESTGKSTLAADLANHFCEPWVPEFAREYLEELGREYSYEDMLAIGKGQVALEDKMANEADQYLFCDTDLRVIHIWSQHRFGKTDPWVLAQMQARSYHLILLTATDLPWEPDPLREYPDLEMRDYFLDLYKKLAAESGFPHYIISGSREKRLEDSISHIKNTIFGQKT; from the coding sequence ATGGCTGAGGCAAAGCGAATTTTAATATTAGGTCCGGAATCTACCGGAAAAAGCACTTTGGCTGCTGATTTGGCCAATCATTTTTGTGAACCCTGGGTTCCGGAGTTTGCCCGGGAATACTTGGAAGAGCTGGGTCGGGAGTATAGCTACGAGGATATGCTAGCTATAGGCAAAGGTCAGGTGGCACTGGAAGATAAGATGGCGAATGAAGCAGATCAATATCTTTTTTGTGATACAGATTTAAGAGTTATCCACATTTGGTCGCAGCATAGGTTTGGAAAAACCGATCCTTGGGTTTTGGCGCAAATGCAGGCTAGAAGCTACCATTTGATACTATTGACAGCTACTGACTTGCCTTGGGAGCCGGATCCATTGCGCGAATACCCTGATTTGGAAATGCGGGATTACTTTCTGGATTTGTATAAAAAATTAGCCGCAGAAAGTGGTTTTCCACATTATATTATCTCTGGTTCGCGGGAAAAAAGACTCGAAGATTCAATATCTCACATTAAAAACACTATTTTTGGGCAAAAGACCTAG
- the pnuC gene encoding nicotinamide riboside transporter PnuC, giving the protein MDFQFLIEGFTEGLRQMTWLEAFAVFFGIASVYYSMKVNILVYPTGIISTLIYVWICFQYKLYADMGINAYYFSMSIFGWYVWTHPKEGKTELPVTWMKASGWAVASGIFLLSYFVLSYVLVNFTDSDVPYWDSFTTASAFVGMWLMAKKKVENWIFWIITDFVAVPLYFYKGLILTSFQYLFFTVLAIMGLIAWIKSAKEHG; this is encoded by the coding sequence ATGGATTTCCAGTTTTTGATCGAAGGATTTACTGAAGGGCTGCGTCAGATGACCTGGCTGGAAGCTTTTGCGGTTTTTTTTGGGATTGCCTCGGTGTATTATTCCATGAAAGTGAATATCCTGGTTTATCCCACCGGGATTATTTCTACGCTGATCTATGTATGGATTTGTTTTCAATACAAACTCTACGCAGACATGGGGATCAATGCTTATTATTTTAGTATGTCGATTTTTGGCTGGTATGTCTGGACACATCCGAAGGAGGGCAAAACCGAACTTCCGGTGACTTGGATGAAAGCCAGTGGCTGGGCAGTAGCTAGCGGGATATTCTTGCTCTCGTATTTTGTGCTTTCCTACGTCTTAGTGAATTTTACCGATAGCGATGTGCCGTATTGGGATTCCTTTACTACTGCTTCGGCGTTTGTAGGGATGTGGTTGATGGCTAAAAAGAAGGTGGAAAACTGGATTTTTTGGATTATCACGGACTTTGTGGCAGTACCGCTTTACTTCTACAAAGGATTGATTTTGACTTCATTTCAGTATCTTTTTTTTACTGTTTTAGCAATTATGGGTTTAATTGCTTGGATCAAATCTGCAAAAGAGCATGGCTGA
- the uvrA gene encoding excinuclease ABC subunit UvrA, which translates to MTLSTLSAKTDIDSLDPKEFIIIKNARVNNLKSLSVAIPRNKFVVVTGLSGSGKSSLAFDTLFAEGQRMYVESLSSYARQFLGRMEKPDVEYIRGVAPAIAIQQKVNTKNPRSTVGTTTEIYDYLKLLFSRVGKTISPVSGNEVKHHTVTDIVDYIQSFEEGSKVMISCPLQIERGRKINQELELLLQKGYTRILIDDEAHFVEDLLQEKKIQKGKYEILIDRVAVHKEDEDNQFRIADSVQTALFEGHGDCKITIPGKETKSFSDRFELDGMQFEIPSVNFFSFNNPYGACRTCEGFGNVLGIDPDLVIPEKDLSVYEGAIAPWRGESSRAWVEPLLKKGIEFDFPIHRAYEDLTEKEKALLWTGNKYFKGLNAFFKDLETKTHKIQYRVMLSRFRGRTTCPDCKGTRLRKDASYVKIEGKSITDLVLMPIDEALVFFNELELPTHQAKIANRLLKEIQSRLEYMDQVGLGYLTLNRLTSTLSGGEFQRIKLATSLGSALVGSMYILDEPSIGLHPRDTDRLIGVLKTLRDLGNTVIVVEHEEKVMKAADQIIDIGPDAGVNGGELLFQGPIEELMTSAQTYTAKYLRNEEQIFKKDGNRKWKDTITVKGARENNLKNISVKFPLNTLTCVTGVSGSGKSTLIKKVLYPALGKMLGTVIDESGKYDKIEGDYKSISQVEFVDQNPIGKSSRSNPVTYVKAYDAIRMLFSEQPISKQRGYKPAFFSFNVDGGRCENCAGEGTTTVEMQFMADIHLTCESCKGKRFKNEILDVKYKDKDISEVLDMTIDEALDFFKGKTQIINKLQPLQEVGLGYIGMGQSSNTLSGGEAQRVKLASFLGKGGTKAGNPILFIFDEPTTGLHFHDINKLLHSINALIDQGHSVIIIEHNTEVIKSADWVIDLGPEGGNKGGYLTFEGTPEDMMKEEGNYTAKYLREAFV; encoded by the coding sequence ATGACTTTGAGCACTTTATCCGCTAAAACAGACATCGACTCACTCGATCCCAAAGAATTCATCATCATCAAAAACGCCCGGGTGAACAACCTGAAAAGCCTGAGCGTCGCGATTCCCAGAAACAAATTTGTGGTAGTCACGGGACTATCGGGTTCTGGTAAGTCTTCCTTGGCCTTCGATACACTTTTTGCCGAAGGCCAGAGAATGTATGTGGAAAGCCTAAGTTCCTATGCCCGTCAATTCCTCGGCAGGATGGAAAAACCAGATGTGGAATACATCAGAGGAGTGGCTCCGGCCATCGCCATCCAGCAAAAAGTCAATACTAAAAATCCTAGATCGACAGTAGGAACCACTACCGAAATCTACGATTACCTGAAGCTGCTTTTCTCCCGTGTGGGCAAAACCATTTCGCCAGTTTCGGGCAATGAAGTAAAACACCATACTGTCACCGACATAGTTGACTATATCCAGTCATTTGAAGAAGGGTCCAAAGTCATGATTTCCTGTCCGCTTCAAATTGAGCGCGGAAGGAAGATCAACCAAGAGCTGGAATTGCTTTTGCAAAAAGGCTATACACGAATTTTGATCGATGATGAAGCGCATTTTGTAGAAGACCTACTTCAGGAAAAGAAAATCCAAAAGGGAAAATACGAGATCCTGATAGACCGTGTGGCCGTGCACAAGGAAGATGAGGATAATCAATTCCGAATTGCCGATTCAGTACAAACAGCGCTTTTCGAAGGCCATGGAGATTGTAAAATCACTATTCCAGGTAAGGAAACCAAAAGCTTTTCGGATCGCTTCGAGCTCGATGGAATGCAATTTGAAATTCCTTCAGTCAACTTTTTCTCATTCAATAATCCCTATGGGGCATGCCGCACCTGTGAAGGTTTTGGAAATGTGCTAGGTATCGATCCGGATCTGGTCATTCCCGAGAAAGACCTTTCGGTTTACGAAGGTGCCATTGCTCCTTGGCGTGGTGAGTCTTCAAGAGCTTGGGTGGAGCCACTTTTGAAAAAGGGAATCGAGTTTGATTTCCCCATTCATCGAGCCTATGAAGATCTGACAGAAAAGGAAAAAGCATTGCTGTGGACTGGAAATAAATATTTCAAAGGCCTCAACGCTTTCTTTAAAGATCTGGAAACCAAAACGCACAAGATTCAGTACCGTGTGATGCTTTCCCGTTTCCGTGGTCGTACTACTTGCCCAGATTGTAAGGGAACGCGCTTACGCAAAGATGCTTCCTACGTCAAAATAGAGGGAAAATCCATCACAGACCTGGTACTCATGCCTATAGATGAGGCACTTGTTTTTTTCAATGAATTAGAACTCCCTACGCATCAGGCCAAAATCGCCAATCGCCTGCTAAAGGAAATCCAAAGTCGATTGGAATATATGGATCAAGTTGGCTTGGGTTACCTCACGCTGAATCGATTGACTTCCACCCTTTCCGGAGGAGAGTTTCAGCGGATCAAATTGGCTACTTCTCTGGGCTCTGCGCTGGTAGGATCCATGTATATTTTAGATGAACCCAGCATAGGTTTGCACCCAAGGGACACCGATCGCTTGATCGGAGTATTGAAGACTCTTCGTGACCTAGGCAACACCGTGATCGTAGTTGAGCATGAGGAAAAAGTAATGAAAGCTGCCGATCAGATCATCGACATCGGTCCAGACGCAGGTGTGAATGGCGGGGAATTACTTTTTCAGGGCCCAATCGAAGAACTGATGACTTCTGCTCAGACCTATACTGCCAAATACCTACGTAATGAGGAGCAGATTTTCAAAAAAGATGGCAACCGAAAGTGGAAGGATACCATCACGGTAAAAGGCGCCCGGGAAAACAACCTGAAAAATATTTCAGTCAAATTTCCGCTAAACACGCTTACCTGCGTAACTGGGGTTTCCGGTTCTGGAAAGTCCACCTTGATCAAGAAAGTTCTTTATCCTGCCTTAGGCAAAATGTTGGGAACCGTCATAGACGAAAGCGGAAAATACGACAAGATAGAAGGTGATTACAAGTCCATTTCGCAAGTAGAGTTTGTGGATCAAAATCCAATCGGTAAGTCTTCCCGCTCCAATCCGGTGACTTATGTGAAAGCTTACGATGCGATACGAATGCTATTTTCTGAACAGCCTATTTCTAAACAGCGAGGCTACAAACCAGCATTTTTCTCCTTCAATGTAGATGGAGGTCGCTGTGAAAACTGTGCCGGTGAGGGGACTACTACCGTTGAGATGCAGTTTATGGCAGATATTCATTTGACCTGTGAATCCTGCAAAGGAAAGCGGTTTAAGAATGAAATCTTGGATGTCAAATACAAAGACAAGGACATCTCCGAAGTACTGGACATGACCATTGATGAAGCTTTGGATTTCTTCAAGGGAAAAACCCAGATCATCAATAAACTTCAGCCCTTGCAGGAAGTCGGGCTTGGCTATATCGGCATGGGACAAAGCTCCAATACCCTTTCAGGTGGAGAAGCTCAACGGGTAAAGCTGGCTTCTTTTCTAGGCAAGGGGGGAACCAAAGCAGGAAATCCTATTCTCTTTATCTTCGATGAACCGACCACAGGGCTTCATTTCCATGACATCAATAAACTCCTCCATTCCATCAATGCCCTGATTGATCAAGGCCACTCGGTCATCATCATCGAGCACAATACCGAAGTGATCAAATCGGCAGACTGGGTAATTGATCTGGGACCTGAAGGCGGAAATAAAGGCGGTTATTTGACTTTTGAAGGAACACCGGAAGATATGATGAAAGAAGAAGGGAATTATACTGCAAAGTACCTGAGAGAGGCTTTTGTGTAG
- a CDS encoding PsbP-related protein — protein sequence MDILVQVISVPNYKIIMIHRLLVILSIALLPLVATAQNRVEVTDPEIKFSYSLPEGWQVKDDGYDYIIQSPDNQDTYISLTYVESAKGADYLESLGGKQSFEEDFLFEIRYILTEDFSNLGVLENGSTTIDETKASWVKFSHGENGEHLGVFYMYQKLNQTFKITGTAPADQFEKVKPNFTAIINSFQAEKR from the coding sequence ATGGATATATTAGTTCAGGTAATTTCTGTTCCCAACTATAAAATCATCATGATTCACCGCCTGCTCGTAATCTTATCCATAGCTTTGCTGCCCTTGGTCGCCACAGCACAAAATAGAGTTGAAGTCACAGATCCCGAAATCAAGTTCAGCTATAGCCTACCGGAAGGCTGGCAGGTCAAAGACGACGGCTACGATTATATTATCCAGTCACCTGATAACCAAGACACCTACATTTCCCTTACCTACGTAGAGAGTGCCAAAGGAGCCGACTATTTAGAATCCTTAGGTGGAAAGCAGTCCTTTGAAGAGGATTTTCTTTTTGAAATACGCTACATTTTGACTGAGGACTTTTCAAACCTAGGTGTGCTGGAAAACGGCAGCACCACCATAGACGAAACAAAAGCGAGCTGGGTGAAATTTTCGCATGGTGAGAATGGTGAGCACCTCGGGGTTTTTTACATGTACCAAAAGCTGAATCAAACCTTCAAAATCACCGGAACTGCCCCAGCGGATCAGTTCGAGAAAGTAAAGCCCAATTTCACCGCTATTATCAATAGCTTTCAGGCAGAGAAGCGGTAG